The Bos indicus x Bos taurus breed Angus x Brahman F1 hybrid chromosome 10, Bos_hybrid_MaternalHap_v2.0, whole genome shotgun sequence genome has a segment encoding these proteins:
- the HAUS4 gene encoding HAUS augmin-like complex subunit 4 — translation MASGDFCSPGEGMEMLQQVCSKQLPPCNLSEEDLLQNPHFSQLLLSLSQHVDESGLSLTLAKEQAQAWKDVRLHKTTWLRSEILQRVIQELLVDYYVKTQDADLTSEDRKFHETLEQRLLVTELTRLLCPSQEREVPPLLGLEKADLLELMPPSEDFVYMRARLPLEVEEQLKKKCFTVLCYHNPSSDLDSETLKAAKVWNLAEVLAGEKQQCQAAKSQQEEQMVLLEKKSATYSQVLLRCLALLQRLLQEHRLKTQSELDRINAQYLEIKCSAMILKLRMEELKILSDTYTAEKVEVHRLIRDRLEGAIRLQEQDMEKSRQVLNTYEVLGEEFDKLVKEYTQLKQATENKRWTLQEFNKACR, via the exons ATGGCATCCGGCGATTTCTgctcgcctggagaagggatggaaaTGCTACAACAAG TGTGCAGCAAACAGCTTCCTCCTTGTAACCTGAGTGAAGAGGACCTGTTACAGAACCCACACTTCAGCCAACTACTGCTGAGTCTCTCACAACACGTGGACGAGAGTGGTTTAAGCCTCACGCTGGCAAAGGAGCAGGCTCAG GCGTGGAAGGACGTTCGACTGCATAAGACAACATGGTTAAGGTCTGAGATTTTACAGAGAGTCATTCAAGAGCTACTTGTGGACTACTATGTGAAGACACAAGATGCAGATTTAACTTCTGAGGACAGAAAG TTTCACGAGACCCTTGAACAGCGGCTACTCGTGACTGAGCTGACACGGCTCTTATGTCCCAGCCAGGAGAGGGAGGTGCCCCCACTGCTAGGGCTGGAGAAGGCGGACCTTCTGGAGCTCATGCCACCCTCAGAG GATTTTGTATATATGAGAGCCCGGCTCCCACTGGAAGTGGAGGAGCAACTCAAGAAGAAATGCTTCACTGTGCTCTGCTACCACAATCCCAGTTCAG ATTTGGACAGTGAAACCCTGAAAGCAGCAAAGGTGTGGAACCTCGCCGAGGTTCTGGCAGGTGAGAAGCAGCAGTGCCAGGCTGCCAAGAGCCAGCAGGAGGAGCAGATGGTACTGCTGGAGAAGAAGAGTGCCACCTACTCCCAG GTGCTACTCCGCTGCCTGGCCTTGCTGCAGAGGCTTCTTCAGGAGCACCGGCTGAAGACTCAGTCTGAGCTGGACCGCATCAATGCCCAGTACCTGGAGATCAAGTGCAGCGCCATGATCCTTAAGCTGCG GATGGAAGAGCTAAAGATTTTGTCTGACACTTACACCGCTGAGAAAGTGGAAGTTCATCGTCTCATTAG GGACCGTTTGGAGGGGGCCATTCGCCTACAAGAGCAGGACATGGAGAAGTCCCGACAGGTCCTGAACACCTATGAGGTCCTCGGGGAGGAGTTTGACAAACTGGTGAAAGAGTACACCCAACTCAAGCAGGCGACTGAGAACAAACGCTGGACCCTCCAGGAGTTCAACAAGGCCTGCCGCTGA
- the PRMT5 gene encoding protein arginine N-methyltransferase 5 isoform X1: MAAMAVGGAGGSRVSSGRDLNCVPEIADTLGAVAKQGFDFLCMPVFHPRFKREFTQEPAKSRPGPQTRSDLLLSGRDWNTLIVGKLSPWIRPDSKVEKIRRNSEAAMLQELNFGAYLGLPAFLLPLNQEDNTNLARVLTNHIHTGHHSSMFWMRVPLVAPEDLRDDIIENAPTSHTEEYSGEEKTWMWWHNFRTLCDYSKRIAVALEIGADLPSNHVIDRWLGEPIKAAILPTSIFLTNKKGFPVLSKMHQRLIFRLLKLEVQFIITGTNHHSEKEFCSYLQYLEYLSQNRPPPNAYELFAKGYEDYLQSPLQPLMDNLESQTYEVFEKDPIKYSQYQQAIYKCLLDRVPEEEKDTNIQVLMVLGAGRGPLVNASLRAAKQADRRIKLYAVEKNPNAVVTLENWQFEEWGSQVTVVSSDMREWVAPEKADIIVSELLGSFADNELSPECLDGAQHFLKDDGVSIPGEYTSFLAPISSSKLYNEVRACREKDRDPEAQFEMPYVVRLHNFHQLSAPQPCFTFSHPNRDPMIDNNRYCTLEFPVEVNTVLHGFAGYFETVLYQDITLSIRPETHSPGMFSWFPILFPIKQPITVREGQTICVRFWRCSNSKKVWYEWAVTAPVCSAIHNPTGRSYTIGL, encoded by the exons ATGGCGGCGATGGCGGTCGGTGGTGCCGGTGGAAGCCGCGTGTCCAGCGGGAGGGACCTGAATTGCGTCCCCGAAATAGCTGACACACTGGGGGCTGTGGCCAAGCAGGG GTTTGATTTCCTCTGCATGCCTGTGTTCCACCCGCGTTTCAAGAGGGAATTCACTCAGGAACCTGCTAAGAGTCGGCCGGGCCCCCAGACACGATCAGACCTACTGCTGTCAGGAAGGG ACTGGAATACACTAATTGTGGGAAAGCTTTCTCCATGGATTCGTCCAGACTCAAAAGTGGAGAAGATACGCAGGAACTCTGAGGCG GCTATGTTACAGGAGCTGAATTTTGGGGCATATTTGGGTCTTCCAGCTTTCCTGCTGCCCCTAAATCAGGAAGATAACACAAACTTGGCGAGAGTTTTGACCAATCACATCCACACTGGCCACCACTCCTCCATG TTCTGGATGCGGGTGCCATTGGTGGCACCAGAGGACCTGAGAGATGATATAATTGAGAACGCACCAACTTCACACACAGAGGAGTACAGTGGAGAGGAGAAGACATGGATGTG GTGGCACAACTTCCGGACCTTATGTGATTACAGCAAGAGGATTGCAGTGG CTCTTGAAATTGGTGCTGACCTCCCATCTAATCATGTCATTGATCGTTGGCTTGGGGAGCCCATCAAAGCAGCCATTCTCCCCACTAGCATTTTCCTGACCAATAAGAAGGGATTTCCTGTTCTTTCTAAGATGCACCAGAGGTTGATCTTCCGACTTCTCAAG TTGGAGGTACAGTTCATCATCACAGGCACCAACCACCACTCAGAGAAGGAGTTCTGCTCCTACCTCCAATACTTGGAATACCTGAGCCAGAACCGACCTCCACCCAATGCCTACGAACTCTTTGCCAAGGGCTATGAAGATTACCTGCAGTCCCCACTCCAG CCACTGATGGATAACCTGGAATCTCAGACATACGAAGTGTTCGAAAAGGACCCCATCAAATACTCTCAGTACCAGCAG GCCATCTATAAATGTCTGTTAGATCGAGTGCCAGAGGAAGAGAAGGACACCAATATCCA AGTGCTGATGGTGCTGGGAGCAGGCCGGGGGCCCCTGGTGAATGCTTCCCTGCGGGCCGCCAAGCAGGCTGACCGGCGGATAAAATTGTACGCTGTGGAGAAGAACCCAAATGCTGTGGTGAC GTTGGAGAACTGGCAGTTTGAAGAATGGGGAAGCCAGGTGACAGTAGTCTCATCGGACATGCGGGAGTGGGTGGCTCCAGAGAAAGCAGATATCATTGTCAGTGAGCTTCTGGGGTCCTTTGCTGACAATGAACTGTCACCTGAGTGCCTGGATGGAGCCCAGCACTTCCTAAAAG ATGATGGCGTGAGCATTCCTGGGGAGTACACCTCCTTTCTAgctcccatctcctcctccaagcTATACAATGAGGTCCGAGCCTGTCGGGAAAAGGACCGTGACCCTGAG GCCCAGTTTGAGATGCCTTATGTGGTACGACTGCACAATTTCCACCAGCTGTCTGCACCCCAGCCCTGTTTTACCTTCAGCCATCCTAACAGAG ATCCTATGATTGACAACAATCGCTACTGTACCTTGGAGTTTCCTGTGGAGGTGAACACAGTGCTGCATGGTTTTGCAGGCTACTTTGAGACTGTGCTTTATCAGGACATCACTCTGA GTATCCGTCCAGAGACTCACTCTCCTGGGATGTTTTCATGGTTTCCCATCCTCTTCCCCATTAAG CAGCCCATTACGGTGCGTGAAGGCCAGACCATCTGTGTGCGTTTCTGGCGATGCAGCAACTCTAAGAAGGTGTGGTAT
- the PRMT5 gene encoding protein arginine N-methyltransferase 5 isoform X2: MRGPNSGTERDRPVIPERQGFDFLCMPVFHPRFKREFTQEPAKSRPGPQTRSDLLLSGRDWNTLIVGKLSPWIRPDSKVEKIRRNSEAAMLQELNFGAYLGLPAFLLPLNQEDNTNLARVLTNHIHTGHHSSMFWMRVPLVAPEDLRDDIIENAPTSHTEEYSGEEKTWMWWHNFRTLCDYSKRIAVALEIGADLPSNHVIDRWLGEPIKAAILPTSIFLTNKKGFPVLSKMHQRLIFRLLKLEVQFIITGTNHHSEKEFCSYLQYLEYLSQNRPPPNAYELFAKGYEDYLQSPLQPLMDNLESQTYEVFEKDPIKYSQYQQAIYKCLLDRVPEEEKDTNIQVLMVLGAGRGPLVNASLRAAKQADRRIKLYAVEKNPNAVVTLENWQFEEWGSQVTVVSSDMREWVAPEKADIIVSELLGSFADNELSPECLDGAQHFLKDDGVSIPGEYTSFLAPISSSKLYNEVRACREKDRDPEAQFEMPYVVRLHNFHQLSAPQPCFTFSHPNRDPMIDNNRYCTLEFPVEVNTVLHGFAGYFETVLYQDITLSIRPETHSPGMFSWFPILFPIKQPITVREGQTICVRFWRCSNSKKVWYEWAVTAPVCSAIHNPTGRSYTIGL; this comes from the exons ATGCGGGGTCCGAACTCGGGGACCGAGAGGGACAGACCAGTCATCCCCGagaggcaggg GTTTGATTTCCTCTGCATGCCTGTGTTCCACCCGCGTTTCAAGAGGGAATTCACTCAGGAACCTGCTAAGAGTCGGCCGGGCCCCCAGACACGATCAGACCTACTGCTGTCAGGAAGGG ACTGGAATACACTAATTGTGGGAAAGCTTTCTCCATGGATTCGTCCAGACTCAAAAGTGGAGAAGATACGCAGGAACTCTGAGGCG GCTATGTTACAGGAGCTGAATTTTGGGGCATATTTGGGTCTTCCAGCTTTCCTGCTGCCCCTAAATCAGGAAGATAACACAAACTTGGCGAGAGTTTTGACCAATCACATCCACACTGGCCACCACTCCTCCATG TTCTGGATGCGGGTGCCATTGGTGGCACCAGAGGACCTGAGAGATGATATAATTGAGAACGCACCAACTTCACACACAGAGGAGTACAGTGGAGAGGAGAAGACATGGATGTG GTGGCACAACTTCCGGACCTTATGTGATTACAGCAAGAGGATTGCAGTGG CTCTTGAAATTGGTGCTGACCTCCCATCTAATCATGTCATTGATCGTTGGCTTGGGGAGCCCATCAAAGCAGCCATTCTCCCCACTAGCATTTTCCTGACCAATAAGAAGGGATTTCCTGTTCTTTCTAAGATGCACCAGAGGTTGATCTTCCGACTTCTCAAG TTGGAGGTACAGTTCATCATCACAGGCACCAACCACCACTCAGAGAAGGAGTTCTGCTCCTACCTCCAATACTTGGAATACCTGAGCCAGAACCGACCTCCACCCAATGCCTACGAACTCTTTGCCAAGGGCTATGAAGATTACCTGCAGTCCCCACTCCAG CCACTGATGGATAACCTGGAATCTCAGACATACGAAGTGTTCGAAAAGGACCCCATCAAATACTCTCAGTACCAGCAG GCCATCTATAAATGTCTGTTAGATCGAGTGCCAGAGGAAGAGAAGGACACCAATATCCA AGTGCTGATGGTGCTGGGAGCAGGCCGGGGGCCCCTGGTGAATGCTTCCCTGCGGGCCGCCAAGCAGGCTGACCGGCGGATAAAATTGTACGCTGTGGAGAAGAACCCAAATGCTGTGGTGAC GTTGGAGAACTGGCAGTTTGAAGAATGGGGAAGCCAGGTGACAGTAGTCTCATCGGACATGCGGGAGTGGGTGGCTCCAGAGAAAGCAGATATCATTGTCAGTGAGCTTCTGGGGTCCTTTGCTGACAATGAACTGTCACCTGAGTGCCTGGATGGAGCCCAGCACTTCCTAAAAG ATGATGGCGTGAGCATTCCTGGGGAGTACACCTCCTTTCTAgctcccatctcctcctccaagcTATACAATGAGGTCCGAGCCTGTCGGGAAAAGGACCGTGACCCTGAG GCCCAGTTTGAGATGCCTTATGTGGTACGACTGCACAATTTCCACCAGCTGTCTGCACCCCAGCCCTGTTTTACCTTCAGCCATCCTAACAGAG ATCCTATGATTGACAACAATCGCTACTGTACCTTGGAGTTTCCTGTGGAGGTGAACACAGTGCTGCATGGTTTTGCAGGCTACTTTGAGACTGTGCTTTATCAGGACATCACTCTGA GTATCCGTCCAGAGACTCACTCTCCTGGGATGTTTTCATGGTTTCCCATCCTCTTCCCCATTAAG CAGCCCATTACGGTGCGTGAAGGCCAGACCATCTGTGTGCGTTTCTGGCGATGCAGCAACTCTAAGAAGGTGTGGTAT
- the PRMT5 gene encoding protein arginine N-methyltransferase 5 isoform X3 — MLQELNFGAYLGLPAFLLPLNQEDNTNLARVLTNHIHTGHHSSMFWMRVPLVAPEDLRDDIIENAPTSHTEEYSGEEKTWMWWHNFRTLCDYSKRIAVALEIGADLPSNHVIDRWLGEPIKAAILPTSIFLTNKKGFPVLSKMHQRLIFRLLKLEVQFIITGTNHHSEKEFCSYLQYLEYLSQNRPPPNAYELFAKGYEDYLQSPLQPLMDNLESQTYEVFEKDPIKYSQYQQAIYKCLLDRVPEEEKDTNIQVLMVLGAGRGPLVNASLRAAKQADRRIKLYAVEKNPNAVVTLENWQFEEWGSQVTVVSSDMREWVAPEKADIIVSELLGSFADNELSPECLDGAQHFLKDDGVSIPGEYTSFLAPISSSKLYNEVRACREKDRDPEAQFEMPYVVRLHNFHQLSAPQPCFTFSHPNRDPMIDNNRYCTLEFPVEVNTVLHGFAGYFETVLYQDITLSIRPETHSPGMFSWFPILFPIKQPITVREGQTICVRFWRCSNSKKVWYEWAVTAPVCSAIHNPTGRSYTIGL; from the exons ATGTTACAGGAGCTGAATTTTGGGGCATATTTGGGTCTTCCAGCTTTCCTGCTGCCCCTAAATCAGGAAGATAACACAAACTTGGCGAGAGTTTTGACCAATCACATCCACACTGGCCACCACTCCTCCATG TTCTGGATGCGGGTGCCATTGGTGGCACCAGAGGACCTGAGAGATGATATAATTGAGAACGCACCAACTTCACACACAGAGGAGTACAGTGGAGAGGAGAAGACATGGATGTG GTGGCACAACTTCCGGACCTTATGTGATTACAGCAAGAGGATTGCAGTGG CTCTTGAAATTGGTGCTGACCTCCCATCTAATCATGTCATTGATCGTTGGCTTGGGGAGCCCATCAAAGCAGCCATTCTCCCCACTAGCATTTTCCTGACCAATAAGAAGGGATTTCCTGTTCTTTCTAAGATGCACCAGAGGTTGATCTTCCGACTTCTCAAG TTGGAGGTACAGTTCATCATCACAGGCACCAACCACCACTCAGAGAAGGAGTTCTGCTCCTACCTCCAATACTTGGAATACCTGAGCCAGAACCGACCTCCACCCAATGCCTACGAACTCTTTGCCAAGGGCTATGAAGATTACCTGCAGTCCCCACTCCAG CCACTGATGGATAACCTGGAATCTCAGACATACGAAGTGTTCGAAAAGGACCCCATCAAATACTCTCAGTACCAGCAG GCCATCTATAAATGTCTGTTAGATCGAGTGCCAGAGGAAGAGAAGGACACCAATATCCA AGTGCTGATGGTGCTGGGAGCAGGCCGGGGGCCCCTGGTGAATGCTTCCCTGCGGGCCGCCAAGCAGGCTGACCGGCGGATAAAATTGTACGCTGTGGAGAAGAACCCAAATGCTGTGGTGAC GTTGGAGAACTGGCAGTTTGAAGAATGGGGAAGCCAGGTGACAGTAGTCTCATCGGACATGCGGGAGTGGGTGGCTCCAGAGAAAGCAGATATCATTGTCAGTGAGCTTCTGGGGTCCTTTGCTGACAATGAACTGTCACCTGAGTGCCTGGATGGAGCCCAGCACTTCCTAAAAG ATGATGGCGTGAGCATTCCTGGGGAGTACACCTCCTTTCTAgctcccatctcctcctccaagcTATACAATGAGGTCCGAGCCTGTCGGGAAAAGGACCGTGACCCTGAG GCCCAGTTTGAGATGCCTTATGTGGTACGACTGCACAATTTCCACCAGCTGTCTGCACCCCAGCCCTGTTTTACCTTCAGCCATCCTAACAGAG ATCCTATGATTGACAACAATCGCTACTGTACCTTGGAGTTTCCTGTGGAGGTGAACACAGTGCTGCATGGTTTTGCAGGCTACTTTGAGACTGTGCTTTATCAGGACATCACTCTGA GTATCCGTCCAGAGACTCACTCTCCTGGGATGTTTTCATGGTTTCCCATCCTCTTCCCCATTAAG CAGCCCATTACGGTGCGTGAAGGCCAGACCATCTGTGTGCGTTTCTGGCGATGCAGCAACTCTAAGAAGGTGTGGTAT